A genome region from Populus alba chromosome 3, ASM523922v2, whole genome shotgun sequence includes the following:
- the LOC118038112 gene encoding cuscuta receptor 1-like, with product MAPFPLKVDVSENQFTGNIASSPLTNLISLKFLSLSNNLFEVPISMKPFMNHSSLKFFSNENNKLVIEPAAYDNLIPKFQLVFFRFSSSPTSEALNVDIPDFLYYQYNLRALDLSHNNITGMFPSWLLKNNTRLKRLYLSENSFVGTLQLPDHPCPNMTQLDISNNNMNGQIPKDICLIFPNLDTLRMAKNGFTGCIPSCLGNISFPGTLDLSNNQLSIVKLEKLTKIWVLKLSNNNLSGQLPTSVFNSSTLKFLYLNGNNFWGQISDIPLYRWNDWIGWNEWNVLDLSNNQFSGMLPRSFVNFSYGGVLDLSKNHFKGPIPRDFFCKLDYLEYLNLSENNLSGYVPSCFNPPQITHIHLSKNRLSGPLKYGFYNSTSLVTMDLRDNSFTSSIPNWIGNLSSLSFLLLRLITLMNQLSGPLPSCLGNLTFKENSQKVVVPQAGFRSDYMGKVLSYMFGIDLSNNNFVGAIPLEFGNLGEILSLNLSHNNLTGSIPATFSNLKQIESLDLSYNNLNGAIPPQLIEITTLEVFSVEHNNLSGRTPERKNQFGTFDESCYEGNPFLCGPPLQNNCSEEVVPSQLVPDDEQGDDGFIDMEFFYISFGVCYTVVVMTIAAVLYINPYWRRRWLCIIEDCIDTCYYFVVASFRKFSNFRR from the exons ATGGCACCCTTCCCGCTCAAG GTTG ATGTTTCTGAAAACCAATTTACTGGAAATATTGCCTCTAGTCCTCTTACTAACCTCATATCCCTTAAATTCCTCTCACTATCAAATAACCTCTTTGAAGTTCCCATTTCAATGAAGCCTTTTATGAACCACTCAAGCCTCAAGTTCTTCTCCAATGAGAACAACAAACTAGTAATAGAACCTGCTGCCTATGATAATTTGATTCCAAAGTTCCAATTAGTCTTTTTCCGCTTCTCAAGTAGTCCAACATCGGAAGCACTCAATGTAGATATTCCCGACTTCCTCTATTACCAATACAACTTAAGAGCCCTTGATCTCTCCCACAACAACATCACCGGAATGTTTCCATCGTGGTTGCTTAAGAACAATACACGATTGAAGCGACTATATCTGAGCGAGAACTCCTTTGTTGGTACTTTGCAATTGCCAGATCACCCATGTccaaatatgacccaattaGATATATCCAACAACAACATGAACGGTCAAATTCCAAAAGATATTTGTTTGATCTTTCCAAATCTAGACACCTTAAGGATGGCCAAGAATGGATTCACAGGTTGTATTCCTTCATGTTTAGGAAATATTAGTTTTCCGGGAACTTTAGATTTATCCAACAATCAATTGTCTAtagtaaaactagaaaaactaacaaaaatatgGGTTCTCAAGCTGTCAAACAACAATTTGAGTGGGCAATTACCGACCTCAGTGTTCAATTCTTCTACCTTAAAATTTCTCTACCTAAATGGTAACAACTTTTGGGGTCAGATATCAGATATTCCATTATATAGGTGGAATGACTGGATTGGGTGGAATGAATGGAATGTATTGGATTTGAGTAACAATCAATTTTCAGGCATGCTTCCGAGGAGCTTTGTTAATTTTTCATACGGTGGAGTACTTGATCTGTCCAAAAACCATTTTAAGGGTCCGATCCCAAGAGACTTTTTTTGTAAGCTTGACTACCTTGAATATTTGAACCTTTCTGAGAACAACTTGTCTGGATATGTGCCATCTTGTTTCAATCCACCACAAATAACCCATATTCATCTATCCAAAAATAGATTGAGCGGTCCATTAAAATATGGATTTTATAACAGCACTTCCCTGGTTACGATGGATCTTCGAGATAACAGCTTCACCAGCTCCATTCCAAATTGGATTGGCAATCTCTCATCAttgagttttcttcttctgagGCTAATTACTTTGATG AACCAGCTCTCTGGTCCACTACCCTCTTGTTTAGGCAATCTCACTTTCAAGGAAAATTCCCAGAAAGTAGTGGTTCCCCAAGCTGGTTTTCGATCAGATTACATG GGGAAAGTTCTCAGCTACATGTTTGGTATTGATCTCTCTAATAACAACTTCGTAGGAGCAATCCCACTAGAATTTGGAAACTTAGGTGAGATACTGTCATTAAACTTGTCACACAACAATCTCACTGGATCTATCCCTGCAACATTCTCAAACCTAAAGCAGATTGAGAGTTTGGATCTTTCTTACAACAACTTGAATGGTGCCATCCCTCCACAACTTATTGAAATTACCACACTGGAAGTTTTTAGTGTGGAGCATAATAACTTGTCAGGTAGGACACCAGAGAGAAAAAATCAGTTTGGGACCTTCGATGAAAGCTGTTACGAAGGAAATCCTTTCTTGTGTGGACCTCCATTGCAAAACAATTGTAGTGAGGAAGTAGTGCCATCACAGCTAGTGCCTGATGATGAACAAGGAGATGATGGTTTCATAGACATGGAGTTTTTCTACATCAGTTTCGGTGTATGTTACACAGTTGTGGTGATGACGATTGCAGCAGTTCTCTACATCAATCCATATTGGCGACGCAGGTGGTTGTGCATCATCGAAGACTGCATCGATACATGCTACTATTTTGTGGTGGCTAGTTTTCGCAAGTTTTCCAACTTCAGAAGGTGA
- the LOC118038115 gene encoding uncharacterized protein, translated as MRLGKLENLYLRGNQLNISILSILSGLSSLKSLDLSGKSADRISTPTDEAGKVRDLDLSNNRLNSRILSILSGLSSLKSLDLSENMLTESGFEIKSSHLGKLENLDLSHNNIFNDNILSHLRGLSSLKSLDLSYNMLLGSMTVNGTFFNSSTLEELYLDNTFSPNKLSSGHWSIACSSSIVCW; from the exons ATGAGGCTGGGAAAATTAGAGAACCTTTACCTGCGTGGCAATCAATTGAACATCAGCATTTTATCAATTCTGAGTGGGCTTTCTTCTCTCAAGTCTTTGGATCTATCAGGCAAATCAGCTGACAGGATCAG TACTCCAACCGATGAGGCTGGGAAAGTTAGAGACCTTGACCTGAGTAACAATCGATTGAACAGCAGAATCTTATCAATTTTGAGTGGGCTTTCATCCCTCAAGTCTTTGGATTTGTCAGAGAATATGTTGACAGAATCAG GTTTTGAGATCAAATCATCACATTTAGGGAAACTCGAGAACCTAGACCTGAGCCATAATAATATATTCAACGACAACATTTTATCACATCTGCGTGGACTTTCTTCTCTCAAGTCTTTAGATCTATCATACAATATGTTGCTAGGATCGATGACTGTCAATG gGACTTTCTTCAATTCGAGCACCCTTGAAGAATTGTATCTAGATAATACTTTCTCTCCCAATAAACTTTCTTCAGGACATTGGAGCATTGCCTGCTCTTCAAGTATTGTCTGTTGGTGA